In Candidatus Aminicenantes bacterium, the genomic stretch CATCCAGAATTTCCGAGCCTTCTTCATCGATATCTTTATATGAAAATTCCATTGCCAACGATCTTTATCGGTGAAACAAATTGTATTTCATGATGCAATAAAAAGCACGGAAACCGTCCTTCCAGCCAATTTTTTTCCCCTCTTCAAAAGTTCGGCCATAATAAGAGATGCCGACTTCATAAATTCGAATATTGGGTATTCGTGATATTTTAGCAGTGACTTCCGGTTCAAAACCGAATCGCTTTTCCTTTAAATCAAGTGACTGAATAAGCTTGGCATTGAATAATTTGTAACATGTCTCCATGTCCGTCAGGTTCATGTTGGTAAACGCATTGGACAGGGCGGTGAGGAATCTATTCCCTATGGTATGCCAGAAGAACAATATCCGGTGCGGATTGCCACCCATGAATCGCGATCCGTAAACGACATCCGCAAAGCCATTTACCACAGGTTTTAAAAGGTCATTGTATTCTTGCGGGTCATACTCCAGGTCCGCGTCCTGAATGATCAGGTATTCTCCCGTCGCTTTGCGGATGCCGGAATGCAGTGCCGCTCCTTTTCCCATGTTGCTATCATGCTTGAAATACTGGATGGTGACGTTTGGATTCAATGCCAGATAGTTTTTTATTTCTCTTTCGGTGTCATCGGATGAGCAGTCGTTGACAATAATAATTTCTTTCTCAATATCATTAATTAATTTCACCGCCTTGACTTTGTCGAGTATGAAACGGATGGTTCTGCCTTCGTTATAGGCAGGAATGATGATCGACAACGTCCTTATCATAGCATCACTATGCCGAGGCTTTGCGAGGCATCAAGTGATGCTATGCCGAGGCTTTGCGAGGCATCTAGTGATGCTATGCCGAGGCTTTGCGAGGCATCTCGTGATTCTATCGCCATGCTCCTATTTTAAGGATAATCGTCTCGCTTGTCAACGAGTTCTGAAAGTTCTAGCGGTTCAGTTCACTTCCCTGCAATCCCCCCCCGGCGATGAACGCCGCGACCCGTCGCAGGGCCCGGGCCCGGTGCGAGACGCGGTTCTTTTCCTCAAGACTCAGCTCGGCGAACGTCTTTCCCAGCGGCGGGTATAAAAACAACGGATCGTAACCAAAACCGTGATTTCCTCTTTTTTCACGCAGGATTTCGCCGCGCACCATGCCCAGGAATGAGCGGCCGGCCCAGCCTGGGCGCGCCAAGCACACGGCCGAAACGAAGCGGGCGCGGCGGTCATCGCTTTCACTCATTTCGGCCAGCAGCTTGGCGATGCGCTCATCGTCGCCGGCTCCAAGTCCGGCATAGCGCGCCGAAAGGACGCCGGGGCGGTTGCCCAGGGCCAGGACCTCCAGTCCCGAATCGTCGCCCAGGGTATCCAGACCGGTCAGCTGGCTGTAGAATTCGGCTTTCAGGCGGGCGTTTTCCTGGAAGCTGGTGCCGGTTTCATCGACATCGGCCTGTACGCCGGCTTCGGCCAGGGAAACGAGGCGCAGGGAAAGGTCCTTTTCCATGAGCAGGCTTTGGATTTCCAGTTTTTTCCCCGGGTTGCGGGTGGCCACCAGCAGGGTGTTCATAGATTCTCGGAGAGGATTTCCCGCACCCCCTGCAAGAGCATGATCTTCTCGACGAACTCGCGGTTCTTGTTCTCAGAGGTGTTCAGGATGATCTCGAACTCGTAGCCGCTGCCCTTGCGGTTGAGACGGGCGCTGGTGTACTTGATGTTCAGCTCGGTCAGCACCCGCCTGAAGTCGACCAGCAGTGAGGCTTTTTCCTCGGTGCTGATCAGGTACACGTAAACCTGCTTCTGCTTTTCCAGGTAGGCGATGAAGTATTTGAACACGGTCAGGATGATGACCACGAAGATCGTGACCGAAAAGGCGGTGAGATAGAAGCCGCTGCCCACGGCAATGCCGATGGCGGCCACGGTCCAGATGGTCGCGGCGGTGGTCAGGCCGTGGACGGCGAAACGGGCCTGGATGATCGCCCCGGCTCCCAGGAAACCAATACCGGAGATGATCTGGGCCGTCAGGCGGGCCGGGTCGGCCCCCTGCCCTGTAGCCGCGATCTTGAACGACAGGATGGTGAGCAGCGTGCTGCCGATGGCGATCAGGATATTGGTGCGCAGGCCGGCCTCCTTGTGCGACAGCTCCCTTTCCATGCCGATGATCCCTCCCAGCGCGGCCGCCAGCAGGATTTTCAAGACAATATCCATGCCCATGGGTCACCTCAGCCAGAAGGCAACGATGAACACGAGCAGCAAAAAAACGGTATAAATGGCGAAATAGGGATTCTTAAGCAATTTCTCCGGCTCCTCGGCCGCGTCGCGGTCCTGGATCGATTTGATCATGAAAAAAACAGGTAGAAAATGATGAACGGCAGCGCGTACAAGAACGTTTTCAGGCTCAGGCGGATGGCAAAGAGGATGAACATGGCTAGGAACAGCAGGCCGTTGAATGCCATGAACGCCACCAGCCCGCGGATGCTGTAGCGGTTCAGGGATAGCCTATAGGCCGAGGATTCCTCAGGCGTAAGGAATTTCTTTTCAGCCACTCTCTTACCGACCATCAGGAAATTGCCGAA encodes the following:
- a CDS encoding glycosyltransferase family 2 protein codes for the protein MIRTLSIIIPAYNEGRTIRFILDKVKAVKLINDIEKEIIIVNDCSSDDTEREIKNYLALNPNVTIQYFKHDSNMGKGAALHSGIRKATGEYLIIQDADLEYDPQEYNDLLKPVVNGFADVVYGSRFMGGNPHRILFFWHTIGNRFLTALSNAFTNMNLTDMETCYKLFNAKLIQSLDLKEKRFGFEPEVTAKISRIPNIRIYEVGISYYGRTFEEGKKIGWKDGFRAFYCIMKYNLFHR
- the rdgB gene encoding RdgB/HAM1 family non-canonical purine NTP pyrophosphatase produces the protein MNTLLVATRNPGKKLEIQSLLMEKDLSLRLVSLAEAGVQADVDETGTSFQENARLKAEFYSQLTGLDTLGDDSGLEVLALGNRPGVLSARYAGLGAGDDERIAKLLAEMSESDDRRARFVSAVCLARPGWAGRSFLGMVRGEILREKRGNHGFGYDPLFLYPPLGKTFAELSLEEKNRVSHRARALRRVAAFIAGGGLQGSELNR
- a CDS encoding MgtC/SapB family protein, translating into MGMDIVLKILLAAALGGIIGMERELSHKEAGLRTNILIAIGSTLLTILSFKIAATGQGADPARLTAQIISGIGFLGAGAIIQARFAVHGLTTAATIWTVAAIGIAVGSGFYLTAFSVTIFVVIILTVFKYFIAYLEKQKQVYVYLISTEEKASLLVDFRRVLTELNIKYTSARLNRKGSGYEFEIILNTSENKNREFVEKIMLLQGVREILSENL